The Metamycoplasma cloacale genome includes a region encoding these proteins:
- a CDS encoding aminopeptidase P family protein, which produces MIRTKLDQIFAETKVDAIIAESPQTRLWYSGVQTSDGYLVIEANKAHLFVDGRYIEYVTKNARNVEVHLLKQNSFAEFLAKKNYAKVAVEKDYLNLETFGYIKQLLPKAEFIEIQGQLLRIHKDEEEYSKVKEACELSLQAFEELKKLLKEDMTELEASNKLGYLMRLFGAEKESFDSIIAFGENAAEPHHHPTNRKLQKGDIVKVDFGAQFQGWASDITRTFFFGGKPKNPDLAKILDVVIESQRLGREAVRPGISTKEIDKICRDYIEQQGYGQYFTHSTGHGVGIDVHELPGVGRGKNDVILEPGMIITVEPGIYIEGLGGARIEDTILVTEKGNLVLSRPEDYR; this is translated from the coding sequence ATGATAAGAACAAAATTAGACCAAATTTTTGCAGAAACTAAAGTTGATGCAATTATTGCTGAATCACCACAAACAAGACTATGATATTCAGGTGTTCAAACAAGCGATGGGTATCTAGTAATTGAAGCAAATAAAGCACATTTATTTGTTGATGGTAGATATATTGAATATGTAACTAAAAACGCAAGAAATGTTGAAGTACATTTATTGAAACAAAATTCTTTTGCTGAATTTCTTGCAAAGAAAAATTATGCAAAAGTTGCTGTTGAAAAAGATTATTTAAACCTAGAAACATTTGGTTATATTAAACAGTTATTACCTAAAGCTGAATTTATTGAAATTCAAGGGCAATTGTTAAGAATTCACAAAGATGAAGAAGAATACAGTAAAGTAAAAGAAGCTTGTGAATTATCATTACAAGCTTTTGAAGAGTTAAAGAAACTTTTAAAAGAAGATATGACTGAATTAGAAGCTTCAAATAAATTAGGATATTTAATGAGATTGTTTGGCGCTGAAAAAGAATCATTTGATTCAATTATTGCATTCGGTGAAAACGCAGCTGAACCACACCACCACCCAACTAACAGAAAACTACAAAAAGGTGATATTGTTAAAGTTGATTTTGGTGCACAATTCCAAGGTTGAGCAAGCGATATTACTAGAACATTTTTCTTCGGTGGCAAACCTAAAAACCCTGATTTAGCAAAAATTCTTGACGTTGTTATTGAAAGTCAAAGATTAGGTAGAGAAGCAGTTAGACCAGGAATTTCTACTAAAGAAATTGATAAAATCTGCCGTGATTACATTGAACAACAAGGTTATGGACAATATTTCACTCACTCAACAGGCCATGGAGTTGGGATTGATGTACATGAATTACCTGGTGTTGGTAGAGGTAAAAACGACGTAATTTTGGAACCTGGAATGATTATTACCGTTGAACCTGGTATTTATATCGAAGGTTTAGGTGGAGCAAGAATTGAAGATACAATTTTAGTTACAGAAAAAGGTAATTTAGTATTGAGTCGTCCTGAGGATTATAGATAA
- a CDS encoding ABC transporter permease gives MKQVIQLFKRNCLCFLKDPKRIFFTIMAPVIIFACFLLFAKNIYKEQMNQTLNAQEVINNLYLYSPDTKELIKKEYADWFLLIGMMTVIPFTNALSITSVMVSDAEKKVLNDLFITPVRSSSIRFSYWFFNLILNIIISTFIYTIILTYMTINKTLTFDSIKTLKVWGIVLFSCVFNSAMVVFFISFVKNTGVFAALNSVLSMISGFLTGAFIPLTSMPKEVAELASLIPTTQISNLLRTVLLDGKDIFANSISAAHSYLLWIDKDKIEMWHITLYILSFTALFIFLNFAIKYNKQKK, from the coding sequence ATGAAACAAGTGATTCAATTGTTTAAAAGAAACTGTCTATGCTTCTTAAAAGATCCTAAAAGAATCTTCTTCACCATAATGGCGCCGGTTATTATCTTTGCTTGTTTCTTATTATTTGCTAAAAACATATATAAAGAACAAATGAATCAAACTTTGAATGCACAAGAAGTGATAAATAATTTATATCTATATTCACCAGATACAAAAGAATTAATTAAAAAAGAATACGCTGATTGATTCTTATTAATTGGAATGATGACAGTTATACCATTTACTAATGCATTATCCATAACATCTGTCATGGTTTCAGATGCTGAAAAGAAAGTGCTAAACGATTTATTTATTACCCCCGTTAGATCATCTTCAATTAGATTTAGCTACTGATTCTTTAATTTAATTTTAAATATTATTATTAGTACATTTATTTATACAATTATTCTAACTTATATGACTATTAATAAAACTCTTACTTTTGATTCAATTAAAACGTTAAAAGTATGAGGTATTGTATTATTTAGCTGTGTATTCAATTCAGCAATGGTTGTATTCTTTATTTCGTTTGTTAAAAATACCGGTGTCTTTGCTGCACTAAATTCTGTTTTATCAATGATTTCAGGTTTCTTAACAGGAGCATTCATTCCTTTAACATCAATGCCTAAAGAAGTGGCTGAATTAGCTTCTTTAATTCCAACTACACAAATATCAAACTTATTAAGAACTGTTTTACTAGATGGTAAAGACATCTTTGCTAATTCAATATCAGCGGCACATTCATATTTATTATGAATTGATAAAGATAAGATTGAAATGTGACATATTACTTTATACATTCTTTCATTTACTGCCTTATTTATCTTTCTTAACTTTGCAATTAAATACAATAAACAAAAAAAATAA
- the pgsA gene encoding CDP-diacylglycerol--glycerol-3-phosphate 3-phosphatidyltransferase codes for MPRRTREHRAARKMRVETKKFGTANWLTVTRLLLMIPFIIIMCVSFSLLRTGKTVDDIDASTFYYYIENSKPILAGSYYKLHISILYWINLIIFIAAMITDFVDGHVARKTKTISAFGKIFDPIADKVATSLMLIYLTILNYTFLPIVILFIIRDIIVDGCRVYAIKKDIEIKANIWGKIKTIIVSFSIVAIAIAGPWVYNVLTINEENNQRIWHSTYLIYTNIPLIIGLLIAWISGIIYMKKYLKGITNELVNKHEMLNAENAMIDETKANKKAETSAEIKKEETQENVVSETSEDNSKE; via the coding sequence ATGCCTAGAAGAACAAGAGAACATCGCGCTGCTAGAAAAATGCGTGTTGAAACAAAGAAATTTGGTACAGCAAATTGATTAACAGTAACTAGATTGTTATTAATGATTCCGTTCATTATTATTATGTGTGTTTCATTTAGTTTATTAAGAACTGGAAAAACAGTAGATGATATTGATGCTTCGACATTCTATTACTACATAGAAAACAGCAAACCAATCTTAGCTGGAAGTTATTATAAATTGCATATATCAATTCTTTATTGAATTAATTTAATTATTTTTATTGCTGCAATGATTACTGATTTTGTTGATGGTCATGTTGCGAGAAAAACAAAAACAATATCTGCTTTTGGAAAAATCTTTGATCCAATTGCTGATAAAGTGGCAACAAGCTTGATGTTAATTTATTTAACCATTCTAAATTACACTTTTCTACCTATTGTAATTTTATTCATTATAAGAGATATTATTGTTGATGGTTGCCGTGTATATGCAATTAAAAAAGATATTGAAATTAAAGCAAATATATGAGGAAAAATTAAAACCATCATTGTATCATTTTCCATTGTTGCAATCGCAATTGCTGGCCCATGAGTATACAACGTATTGACAATTAATGAAGAAAACAATCAAAGAATTTGACATTCAACATATTTAATTTATACTAACATTCCATTAATTATTGGATTGTTAATTGCTTGAATTAGTGGCATTATTTATATGAAGAAATACCTAAAAGGTATTACTAATGAATTAGTTAATAAACACGAAATGCTAAACGCTGAAAACGCAATGATTGATGAAACGAAAGCAAATAAAAAAGCTGAAACTTCAGCTGAAATTAAAAAAGAAGAAACTCAAGAAAACGTTGTTAGTGAAACAAGCGAAGATAATTCAAAAGAATAA
- a CDS encoding ABC transporter ATP-binding protein: protein MENKVYAIEIKNLVKNFKNVTAINNLSFSVEKGQLFGFLGLNGAGKTTTLNIILGLLKRTSGEIFINGENFERNVANTRKQIGIVFQESILDASLTVKQNLMTRAYLYVSDFEKNIKVKDIVEEIIKEFQLEEIANREYGKLSGGQKRRVDIARALVHKPSILFLDEPTTGLDPSSRKLVWSILRKIQKERKLTILLTTHYMEEANNCDYSIIIEKGNKLAEGSPTTLKTKYASAMVKVYNNPNIINHAIKAKGFHAITHAIDGIEIRFKTYQMALNFVKNHIELLNDYEIVKGDMDEVFLNVTGAFKNKKEGI from the coding sequence ATGGAAAACAAAGTATATGCAATTGAAATTAAAAATTTAGTTAAAAATTTCAAAAACGTTACTGCAATCAATAACTTGTCATTCAGTGTAGAAAAAGGACAATTATTTGGTTTCTTAGGACTTAATGGAGCTGGTAAAACAACTACATTAAATATTATCTTAGGGCTTTTAAAAAGAACTAGTGGTGAAATATTTATTAATGGTGAAAATTTTGAACGCAATGTTGCTAATACACGTAAGCAAATTGGAATTGTTTTTCAAGAATCAATTTTAGACGCTAGTTTAACTGTTAAGCAAAACTTAATGACCAGAGCATATTTATATGTGTCTGATTTTGAAAAAAATATTAAGGTCAAAGATATTGTTGAGGAAATTATTAAAGAATTTCAATTAGAAGAAATTGCCAATAGAGAGTATGGAAAATTATCAGGTGGGCAAAAAAGACGTGTTGATATAGCAAGAGCATTAGTGCATAAACCCAGCATTCTTTTTCTAGATGAACCAACAACCGGTTTAGATCCAAGTTCAAGAAAATTAGTTTGAAGTATTTTAAGAAAAATTCAAAAAGAAAGAAAACTAACCATTTTATTAACCACTCACTACATGGAAGAAGCTAACAATTGCGATTATTCTATCATCATAGAAAAAGGTAACAAATTAGCTGAAGGCAGTCCGACTACATTGAAAACAAAATATGCTTCAGCAATGGTAAAAGTTTATAACAATCCAAATATTATCAACCATGCAATAAAAGCGAAAGGTTTCCATGCCATCACTCATGCTATCGACGGAATAGAAATACGTTTTAAAACTTATCAAATGGCCTTAAACTTTGTTAAAAATCACATTGAGCTATTAAATGATTACGAGATTGTTAAGGGAGATATGGATGAAGTCTTTCTAAATGTTACTGGCGCTTTTAAAAATAAGAAAGAAGGTATTTAA
- the rpmG gene encoding 50S ribosomal protein L33: MPREGLTLRCEACKMENYITKKNKKLHPDKMEVTKYCSKCNAHTTHKEKK, encoded by the coding sequence ATGCCAAGAGAAGGTTTAACATTAAGATGTGAAGCTTGCAAAATGGAAAATTACATTACAAAGAAAAATAAAAAATTGCATCCCGATAAAATGGAAGTAACAAAATACTGTTCAAAATGTAATGCTCACACAACTCACAAAGAAAAGAAATAA